In a single window of the Arthrobacter zhangbolii genome:
- a CDS encoding ferredoxin codes for MRIELDRPRCEGHGLCEEAAPELMHLDDDGELVIDVAEVDPADASAANAAVRICPVAALRLSA; via the coding sequence ATGAGGATAGAACTGGACCGGCCGCGGTGCGAGGGCCACGGGTTGTGCGAGGAGGCGGCCCCGGAACTGATGCACCTCGATGACGACGGCGAGCTGGTGATCGATGTTGCGGAAGTGGATCCGGCGGACGCTTCGGCGGCGAACGCCGCCGTGCGGATCTGCCCCGTGGCAGCTCTGCGGCTGAGCGCATGA